GGTAGTCGGCGATGTCCTGGTTGGTTATCTTCATTGCTTCCTCGATGGTCTTTCCCTTGAGTATCTCCGTCAGAGCGGACGCGGAGGCGATGGCGCTCGCGCAGCCGAAGGTCTTGAACTTCGCGTCAGCGATCCGTTTGTTCTCATCGAGCTTGAAGCTGAGCTTGAGAGCGTCGCCGCACGCTATCGAACCCACTTCGGCAACACCGTCCGGGTCCTCGATCTCGCCCGCGTTCCTCGGATTGAGAAAATGCTCCCTGACCTTGTCTGTGTATTCCCACATGGCTTGCTCCTTTCTTCCCGGTTTCTGGTGAGGCGGGCCGCTCTTATCTCGCGGGGCACGCGCATATTCTATTCTACCTCTTTTGTTCCTCCTTGCAAAGAGGGGGGTTTTCAGGTGTCCTCATGCGTTCCGGCCGGGCCTGCACAGAACCTTGGACTTGTCATCGATTTTGATGTAATTTAATAGCAGCGATGACGAGAAGAAAACCATTCAGCAACGACCTTTACGTCATCTCATCGTCCGTCAGCGAGTTGAAGAAGGCGGTTGATGACGGTGCCGCCATCGTCCAGCTCCGGGACAAGACGGGCGACGACGCGACGGTCCTCGAAA
The DNA window shown above is from Syntrophorhabdus sp. and carries:
- a CDS encoding Fe-S cluster assembly protein NifU, which gives rise to MWEYTDKVREHFLNPRNAGEIEDPDGVAEVGSIACGDALKLSFKLDENKRIADAKFKTFGCASAIASASALTEILKGKTIEEAMKITNQDIADY